One window from the genome of Bufo bufo chromosome 4, aBufBuf1.1, whole genome shotgun sequence encodes:
- the LOC120998323 gene encoding gastrula zinc finger protein XlCGF26.1-like, with the protein MLSLDCKEDEDTMQRSSEENLITCNVHPELHSASNNSPKNEELSNDQSQIINPSPNLSYNHPKHEESSPDQSQIITPNIGQKRGKRFHCGEREKHFRYKSELSVNKSSSTGEKPHSCSECGKCFTRKQSLDLHKKIHTGQKPYSCSECGKCFIQKSQLDGHKIIHTGEKPYPCSECGKCFIQKSHLDGHKIIHTGEKPYSCSECGKCFFQKASLDLHKKIHTGEKPYSCSECGKCFIQKASLDLHKRIHTGQKPYSCSECGKCFIQKSHLDGHKIIHTGEKPYSCSECGKCFIQKSHLDGHKRIHTGEKPYSCSECGKCFFQKASLDLHKKIHTGEKPYSCSECGKCFKTKSKLDEHKRIHTGEKPYSCSECGKCFSQKASLDKHKRIHTGEKPYSCSECGKCFIQKASLDLHKIIHTGEKPYSCSECGKCFKTKSKLDQHKRIHTGEKPYSCSECGKCFNQKSSLDEHKRIHTGEKPYPCSECGKCFMRKAHLDGHKKIHIGEKPYSCSECGKCFTYKSYLVGHQRIHTGEKPYSCSECGKCFIQKSSLNVHKRIHTGEKPYSCSECGKCFIDKLRLVRHQRIHTGEKPYSCS; encoded by the coding sequence ATGTTATCTCTAGATTGTAAAGAAGATGAAGATACAATGCAGCGCTCTTCAGAAGAAAACTTAATTACCTGTAATGTACATCCAGAACTTCACAGTGCATCAAATAATTCCCCCAAGAATGAGGAACTTTCTAATGACCAATCACAGATTATTAACCCAAGTCCAAATCTATCATATAATCATCCTAAACATGAGGAATCTTcccctgaccaatcacagattatTACCCCAAATATAGGGCAGAAACGGGGTAAAAGGTTTCATTGTGGGGaacgtgaaaaacatttcagataTAAGTCAGAGCTTTCTGTAAACAAAAGTAGTTCTACAGGAGAGAAGCcgcattcatgttcagaatgtgggaaatgctttactcGGAAACAAAGCCTTGatctacataagaaaattcacacaggacagaagccatattcatgttcagagtgtggtaAATGCTTTATACAGAAATCACAACTTGATGGACATAaaataattcacacaggagagaagccgtatccatgttcagaatgtgggaaatgctttatacAGAAATCACACCTTGATGGACATAaaataattcacacaggagagaagccgtattcatgttcagaatgtgggaaatgctttttcCAGAAAGCAAGTCTTGatctacataagaaaattcacacaggagagaagccatattcatgttcagaatgtgggaaatgctttatccAGAAGGCAAGCCTTGATCTacataaaagaattcacacaggacagaagccatattcatgttcagagtgtggtaAATGCTTTATACAGAAATCACACCTTGATGGACATAaaataattcacacaggagagaagccgtattcatgttcagaatgtgggaaatgctttatacAGAAATCACACCTTGATGGacataaaagaattcacacaggagagaaaccgtattcatgttcagaatgtgggaaatgctttttcCAGAAAGCAAGTCTTGatctacataagaaaattcacacaggagagaagccatattcatgttcagaatgtgggaaatgctttaagaCGAAATCAAAACTTGATGaacataaaagaattcacacaggagagaagccatattcatgttcagaatgtgggaaatgctttagccAGAAAGCAAGCCTTGATAaacataaaagaattcacacaggagagaagccgtattcatgttcagaatgtgggaaatgctttatccAGAAAGCAAGCCTTGATCTACATAagataattcacacaggagagaagccatattcatgttcagaatgtgggaaatgctttaagaCGAAATCAAAACTTGATCaacataaaagaattcacacaggagagaagccatattcatgttcagaatgtgggaaatgcttcaaCCAGAAATCAAGCCTTGATGaacataaaagaattcacacaggagagaagccatatccatgttcagaatgtgggaaatgctttatgcGGAAAGCACACCTTGATGGACATAAAAAAATTCacataggagagaagccatattcatgttcagagtgtggtaaatgttttacatATAAGTCATATCTGGttggacatcagagaattcacacaggagagaagccatattcatgttcagaatgtgggaaatgctttattcaaaaatcaagccttaatgtacataaaagaattcacacaggagagaagccatattcatgttcagagtgtggtaaatgttttatagATAAATTACGTCTGGttcgacatcagagaattcacacaggagagaagccatattcatgttcataa